Proteins encoded by one window of Martelella endophytica:
- a CDS encoding glucan biosynthesis protein yields the protein MTIRSVSPALLRRLAPVLLATLIAAPAAAQNFEPALGPAEPFSFDTLADKAKAMSKEPFEPYPVQSPELFDKIDYDAHWKIVFRKEHTVDVGGAPVQFFHQGRYFKEPVTINLVKDGEAREVLYNADYFTMPEDSPAKAVEDFAGWAGFRVMRPDMKTDWISFLGASYFRTDGPDKQYGLSARALAVDTGLSTPEEFPRFTAFYLEEDDKPGDNIVIYALLDSPSVAGAYRIEAENTDGEGQVLHIKSKLFFREAVERLGIAPLTSMYWYSETHRNMAFDWRPEVHDSDGLEVVTGSGEQIWRPLNNPDRVVTSSFYDENPKGFGLIQRDRNFDHYQDDGVFYNKRSSAWVVPEGDWGKGMVQLVELPSDDEIYDNIVAYWLPEDLPEAGDERDFSYTLNWVETAPPNAELAETIASRVGRGGVPGQPRPRDQVKVVVDFSGRAVKGLTVDDDVKPNISVGAGAELINAYAMPIVGTDDWRLTYDLKFDDTADTIDVRAYLDQDGKPLTETWLGQFHRLQFENPPN from the coding sequence ATGACGATTCGTTCCGTTTCGCCCGCCCTTCTCCGCCGTCTCGCCCCCGTTCTTCTCGCGACACTGATCGCGGCTCCCGCCGCAGCCCAGAACTTCGAGCCCGCGCTCGGACCGGCCGAGCCGTTCTCCTTCGACACGCTCGCCGACAAGGCCAAGGCGATGTCGAAAGAACCGTTCGAGCCTTATCCCGTGCAGTCGCCGGAGCTGTTCGACAAGATCGACTATGACGCGCACTGGAAGATCGTGTTCCGCAAGGAACACACCGTCGATGTCGGCGGGGCGCCCGTGCAATTCTTCCACCAGGGCCGCTATTTCAAGGAGCCGGTGACCATCAACCTCGTGAAGGACGGCGAAGCCCGCGAGGTACTCTATAACGCCGATTACTTCACCATGCCGGAAGACAGCCCCGCAAAGGCGGTCGAGGATTTCGCCGGCTGGGCCGGTTTCCGGGTGATGCGGCCGGACATGAAAACCGACTGGATCTCCTTCCTCGGCGCGAGTTACTTTCGTACCGACGGTCCGGACAAGCAGTATGGCCTCTCAGCCCGCGCGCTGGCCGTCGATACCGGACTTTCGACGCCCGAGGAATTCCCGCGCTTCACCGCCTTTTATCTCGAAGAGGACGACAAGCCCGGCGACAACATCGTCATCTACGCGCTGCTCGACAGTCCGAGCGTTGCCGGCGCCTACCGGATCGAGGCCGAAAACACCGATGGCGAAGGCCAGGTGCTGCATATCAAGAGCAAGCTGTTCTTCCGCGAGGCCGTCGAGCGTCTCGGTATCGCGCCGCTGACCTCGATGTACTGGTATTCCGAGACCCACCGCAACATGGCCTTCGACTGGCGCCCGGAGGTGCATGACAGCGACGGTCTCGAAGTGGTCACCGGTTCCGGCGAGCAGATCTGGCGTCCGCTCAACAATCCCGACCGCGTCGTTACCTCGAGCTTCTACGACGAAAACCCGAAGGGTTTCGGCCTGATCCAGCGCGACCGCAATTTCGACCACTATCAGGATGACGGCGTGTTCTACAACAAGCGCTCATCAGCCTGGGTCGTTCCGGAAGGTGACTGGGGCAAGGGTATGGTCCAGCTCGTGGAGCTGCCCTCCGACGACGAGATCTACGACAACATCGTTGCCTATTGGCTGCCGGAGGATCTTCCCGAAGCCGGCGACGAACGCGACTTCTCCTACACGCTGAACTGGGTCGAGACCGCCCCGCCGAACGCCGAACTGGCCGAAACCATCGCCAGCCGCGTCGGCCGCGGCGGCGTGCCGGGCCAGCCGCGTCCGCGCGATCAGGTCAAGGTCGTCGTCGATTTCTCCGGCCGGGCGGTCAAGGGCCTTACGGTAGATGATGACGTGAAGCCCAACATCTCGGTCGGCGCCGGCGCCGAGCTGATCAACGCCTATGCCATGCCGATCGTCGGCACCGACGACTGGCGGCTGACCTACGACCTGAAATTCGACGATACCGCCGACACGATCGACGTGCGCGCTTATCTCGATCAGGACGGCAAGCCGCTGACGGAAACCTGGCTCGGCCAGTTTCACCGCCTGCAGTTCGAAAACCCGCCGAACTGA
- the trxA gene encoding thioredoxin codes for MTTVKVNTANFKQEVLESAEPVVVDFWAEWCGPCRMIGPSLEEIAEEMGGKVKIAKVNVDDNPDLAVQYGVRSIPMLAMFKGGELADVKVGAAPKTALSSWISGAVS; via the coding sequence ATGACGACAGTCAAGGTCAATACCGCCAACTTCAAGCAGGAAGTGCTTGAATCCGCCGAACCCGTCGTGGTCGATTTCTGGGCCGAATGGTGCGGCCCGTGCCGGATGATCGGTCCGAGCCTGGAAGAAATCGCCGAGGAAATGGGCGGCAAGGTCAAGATCGCCAAGGTCAATGTCGATGACAATCCGGATCTTGCGGTCCAGTACGGCGTCCGCTCCATCCCGATGCTCGCAATGTTCAAGGGTGGCGAGCTTGCCGACGTCAAGGTCGGCGCCGCCCCCAAGACCGCGCTTTCGAGCTGGATTTCCGGCGCCGTCAGCTAA
- the addA gene encoding double-strand break repair helicase AddA: MTDEPTLSAPAEGWLSWTTGRQRLASDPARTVWVSANAGSGKTHVLTQRVVRLLLAGARPSAILCLTYTKAAASEMSNRVFRRLAEWAVLPEAELTAEIAEIEGARPDALKIAMARRLFAHALETPGGLKIQTIHAFCESLLHRFPLEANVAGHFSVLDDTAAATLLADARRQLLTATASREDPALSDAFQTVLDIADETGLEKLLGEIVAARHAIRPFLTEARRKGGIETALRSAYGFGEGDDEASIAAEAWPLPGLESLGPLVTIARDDGGSRAAGFADLLQQAVEATDAVARFGLLENAFLTASGTPKAESTLVFKSLRIKAPEIGEAVLAAAARIYDIRDRLNRFRIFEKTRAALTLADRLDARYEALKERRGKLDFEDLIARTATLLTRPDSGQWIHYKLDQGIDHILVDEAQDTAPLQWDVVRALSEDFFSGAGARPGQRTMFAVGDEKQSIYSFQGARPERFAEEGRLTRQRVTSIEAGFSTISLPLSFRSTASVLSAVDQVFSLPENRKGLSAADEATVHISNRTGHPGMVEAWEMIAPAEVVDEEDWTAPFDATPEQAPAAILARRIAQRISRMIGNDMLVEGDRERPVEAGDILVLVRKRDAFVNALTRALKSPYDIPVAGADRLKLADHIAVKDLMALGRFAVLPEDDLSLAAVFKSPLLDLSEDDLFAVAANRKPFEHVWSALRRLASAGDEKLRDAVEKLERVIAAARRRTAFDFYAGILAREGGRRAFLARLGSEAGDILDEFLNAAKDHEDTGLPGLQSFLDVLETGGLEVKREQDKGRNEVRIMTVHASKGLEAPVVFLVDSGGRPFVASHLSGFRTMEAGLPVWHGSKKDGDSAVTADIARREEEAKEEYRRLLYVAMTRAADRLFVTGYRGKTEVPDCWHRLVWSALSADDTGRCDTVEVMGPGEEQWAGLLWQEKIPPRRFEPASEATSSGKARPPLPMALTEAYREAARPAPPLSPSKAGIEVEDPAPLTASPLFAERRTNLALERGRLVHRLLQLLPGFAPEDRDGACRRYLERAGHHLPEDETARIAASVLTVMADPRLASVFAANARAEVSITGTVRLEGGSYTVSGRLDRLAVDGNRVVLVDFKTNRNPPEDGAPVPFSHAAQMAVYREILNPLYPEKAIDCVLVYTETAAVRRLDTTELAEALAGLTTK, encoded by the coding sequence ATGACTGACGAACCGACGCTCTCCGCCCCGGCAGAGGGCTGGCTGTCCTGGACCACCGGGCGCCAGCGACTTGCCTCGGATCCCGCCCGCACCGTCTGGGTTTCCGCCAATGCCGGCTCCGGCAAGACCCATGTGCTGACCCAGCGCGTGGTGCGGCTGCTGCTTGCCGGCGCGCGGCCCTCGGCGATCCTCTGCCTCACCTATACCAAGGCGGCGGCATCGGAGATGTCGAACCGCGTCTTCCGCCGGCTTGCCGAATGGGCTGTGCTGCCCGAGGCCGAACTCACCGCCGAGATCGCGGAGATCGAGGGCGCGCGGCCGGATGCGCTGAAGATCGCCATGGCGCGGCGGCTGTTCGCCCATGCACTGGAAACGCCCGGCGGGCTGAAGATCCAGACCATTCACGCCTTCTGCGAAAGCCTGCTGCACCGGTTTCCGCTGGAGGCCAATGTCGCCGGGCACTTCTCGGTGCTCGACGACACCGCCGCCGCCACGCTTCTGGCCGATGCCCGCCGGCAGCTTCTGACGGCGACGGCAAGCCGCGAGGATCCCGCCCTTTCCGATGCCTTCCAGACCGTGCTGGATATCGCCGACGAGACGGGTCTGGAAAAACTTCTCGGTGAAATCGTCGCCGCCCGCCACGCCATCCGCCCGTTCCTGACCGAGGCGCGGCGCAAGGGCGGGATCGAGACGGCCTTGCGAAGCGCCTATGGTTTCGGCGAAGGCGACGACGAAGCAAGCATCGCTGCGGAGGCCTGGCCGCTGCCGGGGCTTGAAAGTCTCGGTCCGCTCGTCACCATCGCCCGCGACGACGGCGGTTCGCGCGCGGCCGGCTTTGCCGATCTTTTGCAGCAGGCCGTCGAAGCAACGGATGCTGTCGCGCGCTTCGGCTTGCTGGAAAATGCCTTCCTGACGGCTTCTGGAACACCCAAGGCGGAGTCGACGCTGGTGTTCAAGTCGTTGAGGATCAAGGCACCCGAGATCGGTGAGGCGGTGCTGGCCGCCGCAGCCCGCATCTACGACATCCGCGACCGGCTGAACCGCTTCCGCATCTTCGAAAAGACACGTGCCGCACTGACGCTCGCCGACCGGCTCGATGCCCGTTACGAAGCGCTGAAGGAACGGCGCGGCAAGCTCGATTTCGAGGATCTGATCGCCCGCACCGCAACGCTGCTGACACGGCCGGATTCCGGCCAGTGGATCCACTACAAGCTCGATCAGGGCATCGACCACATTCTCGTCGACGAGGCGCAGGACACCGCGCCGCTGCAATGGGACGTGGTCAGGGCGCTGAGCGAGGACTTTTTCAGTGGTGCGGGCGCAAGGCCCGGCCAGCGCACCATGTTTGCCGTCGGCGATGAAAAGCAGTCGATCTATTCCTTCCAGGGCGCGCGGCCGGAACGCTTCGCCGAGGAGGGCCGGCTGACGCGTCAGCGTGTTACCTCCATCGAGGCCGGTTTCTCGACAATCAGCCTGCCGCTTTCCTTCCGCTCGACGGCCTCGGTGCTGTCGGCCGTTGATCAGGTGTTTTCCCTGCCGGAAAACCGCAAGGGGCTTTCCGCGGCGGATGAAGCGACGGTGCACATCTCCAACCGCACGGGCCATCCGGGCATGGTGGAAGCCTGGGAGATGATCGCGCCGGCCGAGGTCGTCGACGAGGAGGACTGGACCGCGCCTTTCGACGCGACGCCGGAACAGGCGCCCGCCGCCATCCTTGCCCGGCGCATCGCGCAACGCATTTCGCGGATGATCGGCAATGACATGCTGGTCGAGGGCGACCGCGAACGGCCGGTGGAGGCCGGCGACATTCTGGTGCTGGTCAGGAAGCGCGATGCCTTCGTCAATGCTCTCACGCGGGCGCTGAAATCACCTTACGACATTCCCGTCGCCGGCGCCGACCGGCTGAAACTGGCTGACCATATCGCGGTGAAGGACCTGATGGCCCTTGGCCGCTTTGCCGTGCTGCCGGAGGACGACCTGTCGCTGGCGGCGGTGTTCAAGAGCCCGCTGCTCGACCTTTCCGAGGACGATCTCTTCGCCGTTGCGGCAAACCGCAAGCCATTCGAGCATGTCTGGTCGGCGCTCCGTCGGCTTGCTTCTGCCGGTGACGAAAAACTTCGCGATGCCGTCGAAAAGCTCGAACGCGTCATCGCCGCCGCCCGCCGCCGCACGGCGTTCGACTTCTATGCCGGCATTCTGGCGCGCGAGGGCGGCCGGCGGGCCTTTCTCGCCCGGCTCGGCAGCGAGGCCGGCGACATTCTCGATGAGTTCCTGAACGCGGCCAAGGACCACGAGGACACCGGCCTGCCGGGTCTCCAGAGTTTCCTCGACGTGCTGGAAACCGGCGGGCTGGAGGTCAAGCGCGAGCAGGACAAGGGCCGCAACGAGGTCAGGATCATGACCGTGCATGCCTCCAAGGGACTGGAAGCGCCGGTGGTGTTTCTGGTCGACAGCGGCGGCCGGCCGTTTGTCGCAAGCCATCTTTCCGGCTTCCGGACGATGGAGGCGGGCCTGCCGGTCTGGCACGGCTCGAAGAAGGACGGCGACAGCGCCGTGACCGCCGATATCGCCCGGCGCGAGGAGGAGGCGAAGGAGGAATATCGTCGGCTTCTCTACGTGGCGATGACGCGCGCGGCCGATCGCCTGTTCGTCACCGGCTATCGCGGCAAGACCGAGGTGCCGGATTGCTGGCACAGGCTGGTCTGGAGTGCACTTTCGGCCGACGATACAGGCCGTTGCGACACAGTCGAGGTGATGGGACCGGGCGAAGAACAATGGGCGGGGCTCTTGTGGCAGGAGAAGATCCCGCCGCGCCGGTTCGAGCCTGCAAGCGAGGCCACCTCATCCGGCAAGGCCCGCCCGCCGCTGCCGATGGCGTTGACGGAGGCCTACCGCGAGGCCGCTCGTCCCGCCCCGCCGCTCAGCCCCTCCAAGGCCGGCATCGAGGTGGAAGACCCCGCTCCGCTCACCGCCTCGCCGCTCTTTGCCGAGCGCAGGACCAATCTGGCACTCGAGCGCGGCCGTCTCGTCCACCGGCTGCTGCAGCTCCTGCCGGGCTTTGCACCGGAAGACCGCGACGGCGCCTGCCGGCGCTATCTCGAGCGCGCCGGCCATCATCTGCCGGAAGACGAGACGGCTCGCATAGCGGCAAGCGTGCTCACGGTGATGGCGGACCCACGTCTTGCATCCGTGTTCGCAGCGAATGCCCGCGCCGAGGTCTCGATCACCGGCACGGTGCGCCTCGAGGGTGGCAGCTACACGGTTTCCGGCCGTCTCGACCGTCTGGCGGTGGACGGCAACCGCGTGGTGCTGGTCGATTTCAAGACCAACCGCAACCCGCCGGAAGACGGCGCGCCGGTGCCCTTCAGCCATGCCGCCCAGATGGCGGTCTATCGCGAGATCCTGAACCCGCTCTATCCGGAGAAGGCGATCGACTGCGTTCTGGTCTATACCGAAACGGCGGCTGTCAGACGCCTTGACACGACGGAACTGGCCGAGGCCCTTGCGGGCCTGACCACAAAGTGA
- the addB gene encoding double-strand break repair protein AddB, whose product MAAAELWTIPPGAPFLQTLAAALIDGRLTGHFRHDPKSPLSLADVTIFLPTRRAVRVLRAEFAALLGGEAAILPEIRALGETDEDESFFEDLLPETAEGLPPIEPVPRLLELAGLILPWRNRLSDALSALHDGAPLVAPASPADAVWLARDLAELIDAMETERVDWDKLANLEQENYAAWWQLTAEFLQIAAFYWPGRLDEIGRSSAIAHRNALLSNEAEKLAAYAGAAPVIIAGSTGSVPAMAELIAAVAGLPQGVIVLPGLDAAMPEEDWQALTLADAVPSMPDPSIRSHPQYEMARLLQRMALTREDFATLASAAPALEARARIFAAAFAPADATDRWESWREAIAEADFADGFADVSLMEAANERQEAVAIAAALRLALEEPAEDGRPSRAALITPDRNLARRVAAELHRFSIEADDSAGTPLGATPQGTLATLMLEAALKPGDPAVLAALLKHPLARFGLSARKMRAASAAFELIALRGGTRPVDYGHLSTFLDNALEAQKDDRHPPHWRNALPRDAAEAARDLVARIDAALSSLTETHVARGPDQPPLTESHPLSGWAERTGRALEAVAIDDAGDLSALWSGEAGEGLATVLSETMASETPIEADGPQWIDIVAALTASEAVKPRQMGNPRVFIFGAVEARLQDADTIVIGGLNEGVWPTQPKNNPFLSRGMKAEIGLEPPEKRTGQLAHDLTMAAGAPRLILSRALRQGSAPTVASRWLQRLLAFGGPALAKGLKARGDIMLGWADALDEGPRTAIPGRPEPFPPAESQPERYSFSEIGRLRRDPYALYAQKVLKLDPLSPFNTDPAIKERGILYHALAERFLKSGADAATEEGRQAMEEILAGLLLEAELPPHLALSWVPRLRSVAAEFLRFEANRRATTPIETVLTEKAGGFDMPLAEIRLTGIADRIDILEDGTAEIIDYKTGLSPSLNQARTLLEPQLPLEAAALAAGAFKDVPALETKSLKYVRLRPGHRFGVDALEKAETKKEAAITAEELASDALREFTRFVTALKTGKRPFASRLIPASARDFSGEYDHLARVAEWSTADDNGEGGDD is encoded by the coding sequence GTGGCCGCTGCAGAATTGTGGACGATACCGCCCGGTGCGCCGTTTCTGCAGACGCTGGCCGCAGCGCTGATCGACGGGCGGCTCACCGGCCATTTCCGGCACGATCCGAAGAGCCCGCTTTCGCTTGCCGATGTGACGATATTCCTGCCGACGCGGCGTGCGGTGCGCGTGCTGCGCGCCGAATTCGCAGCCCTTCTGGGCGGTGAGGCGGCGATCCTGCCCGAAATCCGGGCGCTGGGCGAAACCGACGAGGACGAGAGCTTTTTCGAGGATCTCCTGCCGGAAACGGCGGAAGGCCTGCCGCCGATCGAGCCCGTGCCGCGACTTCTTGAGCTTGCCGGCCTGATCCTGCCCTGGCGCAACCGGCTCTCCGATGCCCTTTCCGCTCTCCACGACGGCGCGCCTCTGGTCGCGCCCGCAAGCCCGGCCGATGCCGTGTGGCTTGCCCGCGATCTTGCCGAGCTGATCGACGCGATGGAGACGGAGCGGGTCGACTGGGACAAGCTCGCAAACCTTGAACAGGAGAATTATGCGGCATGGTGGCAACTCACCGCCGAGTTCCTCCAGATCGCGGCCTTCTACTGGCCGGGTCGGCTCGACGAGATCGGCCGCTCATCCGCCATCGCCCACCGCAATGCGCTGCTTTCCAACGAGGCCGAAAAGCTCGCCGCCTATGCCGGCGCCGCCCCCGTGATCATCGCCGGTTCCACCGGCTCGGTTCCGGCGATGGCGGAACTGATCGCGGCGGTGGCCGGCTTGCCGCAAGGGGTCATCGTACTGCCGGGCCTCGATGCCGCGATGCCGGAGGAAGACTGGCAGGCACTGACGCTGGCCGATGCCGTGCCCTCGATGCCCGACCCCTCGATCCGCAGCCATCCGCAATATGAAATGGCCCGCCTGCTGCAGCGCATGGCGCTGACGCGGGAGGATTTCGCGACGCTTGCCAGCGCCGCACCGGCGCTTGAGGCCCGCGCAAGAATCTTCGCCGCCGCCTTTGCCCCGGCGGATGCCACCGACCGCTGGGAAAGCTGGCGCGAGGCTATCGCCGAAGCCGACTTTGCCGACGGTTTTGCTGACGTCTCGCTGATGGAGGCGGCCAATGAGCGGCAGGAGGCGGTGGCAATCGCCGCAGCGCTCAGGCTGGCGCTCGAAGAGCCGGCGGAGGATGGCCGGCCGTCGCGCGCCGCCCTCATCACCCCCGACCGCAACCTTGCCCGCCGGGTTGCCGCCGAACTCCACCGTTTTTCGATCGAGGCCGACGATTCCGCCGGTACGCCGCTTGGCGCGACGCCGCAGGGGACGCTGGCGACGCTGATGCTGGAGGCAGCGCTGAAGCCCGGCGATCCGGCCGTGCTGGCGGCACTGCTGAAACATCCGCTCGCCCGTTTCGGCCTTTCCGCCCGCAAGATGCGCGCCGCAAGCGCCGCCTTCGAGCTGATTGCGCTGAGGGGCGGAACTAGGCCTGTCGATTACGGCCACCTTTCGACTTTCCTCGACAACGCGCTGGAAGCCCAGAAGGACGATCGCCACCCGCCGCACTGGCGAAACGCCCTGCCACGCGATGCCGCCGAAGCCGCCCGCGATCTTGTCGCGCGTATCGATGCCGCGCTTTCAAGCCTCACCGAGACCCATGTCGCCCGCGGGCCGGACCAGCCGCCGCTCACCGAAAGCCATCCGCTTTCCGGCTGGGCCGAGCGCACCGGCCGGGCGCTGGAGGCTGTTGCCATCGACGATGCCGGCGACCTTTCCGCCCTCTGGTCGGGCGAGGCGGGGGAAGGGCTGGCGACGGTGCTTTCCGAAACCATGGCCTCCGAGACGCCGATCGAGGCAGACGGGCCGCAATGGATCGACATCGTTGCGGCGCTGACGGCTTCGGAAGCGGTCAAGCCCCGGCAGATGGGCAATCCGCGCGTCTTCATCTTCGGCGCGGTCGAAGCGCGGCTGCAGGATGCCGACACGATCGTCATTGGCGGGCTGAACGAGGGTGTGTGGCCGACGCAGCCGAAAAACAATCCGTTCCTGTCGCGCGGCATGAAGGCGGAGATCGGGCTGGAGCCGCCGGAGAAACGCACCGGCCAGCTTGCCCACGACTTGACCATGGCGGCAGGCGCCCCGCGCCTCATCCTGTCGCGGGCGCTGAGACAGGGATCGGCACCAACGGTCGCCAGCCGCTGGCTGCAGCGGCTTCTGGCCTTCGGCGGCCCGGCGCTTGCAAAAGGCCTCAAGGCGCGCGGCGATATCATGCTCGGCTGGGCCGATGCGCTGGACGAGGGGCCGCGCACCGCCATTCCCGGCCGGCCGGAGCCCTTTCCGCCAGCCGAAAGCCAACCGGAACGCTATTCCTTCTCCGAGATCGGGCGGCTGAGGCGCGATCCTTACGCGCTCTATGCCCAGAAGGTGCTGAAGCTCGATCCGCTTTCCCCCTTCAACACCGATCCGGCGATCAAGGAGCGCGGCATTCTCTATCACGCGCTGGCCGAGCGTTTCCTGAAGTCCGGCGCCGATGCGGCAACGGAGGAGGGACGGCAGGCGATGGAGGAGATCCTCGCCGGCCTGCTGCTCGAAGCCGAGCTGCCGCCGCATCTGGCGCTGAGCTGGGTGCCGCGACTGAGATCGGTGGCCGCCGAATTCCTGCGTTTCGAGGCGAACCGGCGGGCGACCACGCCGATCGAAACGGTGCTGACCGAAAAGGCCGGCGGTTTCGACATGCCGCTTGCCGAGATCCGGCTGACCGGCATAGCCGACCGGATCGATATTCTGGAAGACGGCACCGCCGAAATCATCGATTACAAGACCGGTCTCTCGCCTTCGCTCAATCAGGCCCGCACCCTGCTGGAGCCGCAATTGCCGCTGGAGGCGGCAGCGCTTGCCGCCGGCGCCTTCAAGGACGTCCCGGCGCTTGAAACGAAAAGCCTCAAGTATGTGCGGCTGAGGCCCGGCCACCGCTTTGGCGTCGATGCGCTGGAAAAGGCTGAGACCAAGAAGGAGGCGGCGATCACGGCGGAAGAACTGGCAAGCGACGCGCTTCGGGAATTCACCCGCTTCGTTACCGCGCTGAAGACCGGCAAGCGGCCGTTTGCCTCGCGGCTGATCCCGGCGAGCGCGCGCGATTTCTCCGGCGAATATGACCACCTTGCCCGCGTCGCCGAATGGTCGACGGCGGACGATAACGGGGAGGGCGGCGATGACTGA
- the nth gene encoding endonuclease III: MTKAKPQVSTQRRKKSNPARLTAYSEDEIREIFRRFSIQRPEPKGELEHTNPFTLLVAVALSAQATDVGVNKATRALFAVADTPGKMVNLGEERLISYIKTIGLYRNKAKNVIALSQKLIAEFGGEVPRSREALVSLPGVGRKTANVVMSMAFGEATIAVDTHIFRIANRLGLAPGKTPDAVEAKLEKIIPPEYLFHAHHWLILHGRYVCKARKPDCPACVIADICKAAEKTSEMPAPWVPLA, from the coding sequence ATGACAAAAGCCAAGCCTCAAGTGAGCACCCAAAGACGCAAAAAGTCAAACCCGGCAAGGCTTACAGCCTATTCGGAAGACGAGATCCGCGAGATCTTCCGGCGCTTCTCCATCCAGCGTCCGGAGCCGAAGGGCGAGCTCGAGCACACCAACCCCTTCACGCTTCTGGTCGCCGTGGCGCTTTCGGCGCAGGCCACCGATGTCGGCGTCAACAAGGCGACGCGGGCGCTGTTCGCCGTTGCCGATACGCCGGGAAAGATGGTGAATCTCGGCGAGGAGCGGCTGATCTCCTATATCAAGACCATCGGGCTCTACCGCAACAAGGCCAAGAACGTCATCGCGCTCAGCCAGAAGCTGATCGCCGAATTCGGTGGCGAGGTACCCCGCTCCCGCGAAGCGCTGGTGAGCCTGCCGGGCGTCGGCCGCAAGACCGCAAACGTGGTGATGTCGATGGCCTTCGGCGAAGCGACGATCGCGGTCGATACCCACATCTTCCGCATCGCCAACCGCCTGGGCCTCGCCCCCGGCAAGACGCCGGACGCGGTGGAGGCGAAGCTCGAAAAGATCATCCCGCCGGAATATCTGTTCCATGCCCACCACTGGCTGATCCTGCACGGCCGCTATGTCTGCAAGGCCCGCAAGCCCGACTGCCCGGCCTGCGTGATCGCCGATATCTGCAAGGCCGCCGAGAAGACCAGCGAAATGCCGGCGCCGTGGGTGCCACTTGCGTAA
- a CDS encoding DUF2244 domain-containing protein, whose amino-acid sequence MTDLNALEDKPVFSAELFPHRSLGRKGFRVFLTLIALGFAPNALWFAAHGAWPIALYCGATFAAVYVAFRVSYRAARAREHVSVSRLNVSVTKVAPSGRRSEAHFNPFWARFSVDRHDEFGITRMTLAGEGRRTEMGAFLNPDDRESFARAFRQALATVKQRI is encoded by the coding sequence ATGACCGATCTGAATGCGCTTGAAGACAAGCCGGTGTTTTCGGCTGAACTTTTCCCCCATCGTTCGCTGGGGCGCAAGGGTTTTCGCGTGTTTCTCACCCTCATTGCCCTCGGCTTTGCGCCGAACGCGCTCTGGTTTGCCGCCCATGGCGCCTGGCCGATCGCGCTTTATTGCGGGGCGACCTTTGCCGCGGTCTATGTCGCCTTCCGCGTTTCCTATCGCGCCGCACGGGCTCGCGAGCATGTCTCGGTCTCGCGGCTCAATGTCTCGGTCACCAAGGTCGCGCCGTCCGGCCGGCGGTCGGAAGCGCATTTCAATCCGTTCTGGGCGCGTTTTTCCGTCGATCGTCACGACGAATTCGGCATCACCCGGATGACGCTTGCCGGCGAAGGTCGGCGCACCGAAATGGGCGCCTTTCTGAACCCGGACGATCGCGAAAGCTTCGCAAGAGCCTTCCGGCAGGCACTGGCGACGGTGAAACAGCGCATCTGA
- a CDS encoding bifunctional helix-turn-helix domain-containing protein/methylated-DNA--[protein]-cysteine S-methyltransferase, producing the protein MKKERGTMKLDRIAADAVENTPTGTDYETISRVIALISEDYRDQPGLEAIAARLNMSPTVLQKVFTRWAGLSPKAFLQAVTLDHAKRLLGAERMPLLEASYELGLSGPGRLHDLFVTHEAMSPGEWKARGAGLVMRYGFHPCPFGVALVMVTERGLAGLAFADTGEEQTALADMMSRWPEARYVEDSAMTAGFSQRIFDPARWCEDQPLKVVLIGTDFQVQVWESLLKIPLGRAKTYSDIAGEIGRPSASRAVGAAIGRNPISFVVPCHRALGKTGALTGYHWGITRKRAMLGWEAGQD; encoded by the coding sequence ATGAAGAAGGAGCGCGGAACCATGAAGCTCGACAGGATTGCCGCAGACGCAGTCGAAAACACGCCGACAGGCACGGACTACGAAACCATCAGCCGGGTGATCGCCCTCATCAGCGAGGACTATCGCGATCAGCCGGGGCTGGAGGCGATTGCGGCGCGGCTGAACATGTCACCGACGGTGCTGCAGAAGGTGTTCACCCGCTGGGCCGGGCTGTCGCCGAAGGCCTTCCTGCAGGCCGTTACCCTCGACCATGCCAAGCGGCTTCTGGGCGCGGAGCGGATGCCGTTGCTGGAAGCCTCCTATGAACTCGGCCTTTCCGGACCCGGCCGCCTGCATGATCTCTTCGTGACCCACGAGGCGATGTCGCCCGGCGAATGGAAGGCGCGCGGCGCCGGGCTCGTCATGCGCTACGGCTTTCACCCCTGCCCCTTCGGTGTCGCACTGGTCATGGTGACGGAGCGCGGTCTGGCGGGCCTCGCTTTTGCTGACACCGGCGAGGAGCAGACGGCCCTTGCCGACATGATGTCGCGCTGGCCGGAGGCGCGCTATGTCGAGGACAGCGCGATGACGGCGGGCTTTTCTCAGCGGATCTTCGATCCGGCGCGCTGGTGCGAGGACCAACCGCTGAAGGTCGTGCTGATCGGGACTGACTTTCAGGTACAGGTCTGGGAAAGCCTGCTGAAGATCCCGCTTGGGCGGGCGAAGACCTATTCCGACATCGCCGGCGAGATCGGCCGACCCTCCGCCTCGCGCGCCGTGGGTGCTGCGATCGGCCGCAATCCGATTTCCTTCGTCGTCCCGTGCCACCGTGCGCTCGGCAAGACCGGTGCGTTGACCGGTTATCACTGGGGCATCACCCGCAAGCGCGCCATGCTTGGCTGGGAAGCCGGGCAGGACTGA